One Flavobacterium sp. 90 DNA segment encodes these proteins:
- a CDS encoding family 2A encapsulin nanocompartment shell protein yields the protein MAESKQQQTALGDVAARQLAIATRSVPQIGTISPRWLTHLLHWVPVESGVFRLNKVKDGTHIEVDCSARDERILPNTFVDYIENPREYNLAAVQTIVEVHTRVSDLYSKPYNQISEQLRLAIETIKERQESELINNKDYGLLSNVAPSQIIKTRTGAPTPDDLDELLTKVWKEPGFFLLHPLAIAAFGRECTRRGVPPPTTSLFGSQFLTWRGIPLIPSDKLPIVNGKSKIILLRTGESRQGVIGLIQPGLQGEQSPGLSVRFMGINEKAIASYLVSLYCSLAVLVDDAIAVLEDVEIGKYHEYKY from the coding sequence ATGGCTGAATCTAAACAACAACAAACCGCATTAGGCGATGTAGCAGCAAGACAATTAGCAATTGCGACACGTTCGGTTCCGCAAATCGGGACAATATCTCCACGTTGGCTAACACATCTTTTACATTGGGTTCCTGTAGAATCAGGAGTTTTCCGTTTGAATAAAGTAAAAGACGGAACTCATATTGAAGTAGATTGTTCTGCAAGAGACGAAAGAATTTTACCTAATACTTTTGTCGATTATATTGAGAATCCAAGAGAATATAATCTTGCTGCCGTTCAAACTATTGTAGAAGTACATACACGTGTTTCGGACTTATACAGCAAACCATACAATCAAATTTCTGAGCAGCTTCGTTTAGCAATTGAAACAATCAAAGAACGTCAGGAAAGCGAATTAATCAATAATAAAGATTATGGTTTATTGAGCAACGTTGCTCCTTCTCAAATCATAAAAACAAGAACTGGCGCGCCAACTCCAGATGATTTAGACGAATTATTGACTAAAGTCTGGAAAGAACCAGGTTTCTTCCTTTTACATCCATTGGCAATTGCAGCTTTTGGTCGTGAGTGTACACGTCGTGGTGTTCCGCCTCCAACAACTTCTTTATTTGGATCACAATTTTTAACCTGGAGAGGAATTCCGCTTATTCCATCGGATAAATTGCCAATCGTAAATGGTAAATCAAAAATCATACTTTTAAGAACCGGAGAAAGCCGTCAGGGCGTTATCGGACTTATTCAGCCAGGTTTACAAGGCGAACAATCTCCTGGATTATCAGTTCGTTTTATGGGAATAAATGAAAAAGCAATCGCTTCTTATCTTGTATCTCTATATTGCTCACTAGCAGTTTTAGTAGATGACGCCATCGCAGTTCTTGAAGATGTAGAAATAGGAAAGTATCATGAGTATAAATACTAA
- the cysK gene encoding cysteine synthase A, producing MKYQNILETIGNTPHIKLNKLFTDHEVWIKLEKSNPGSSIKDRIALAMIEDAEKRGLLNPDSIIIEPTSGNTGIGLSLVAAVKGYKVIIVMPESMSVERRKIIEAYGAEYVLTPREKGTSGAVEKAKELAATINNAFLPSQFTNPANVEVHERTTAQEILADFPDGIDYLITGVGTGGHITGVSKILKQHFPNLKTIAVEPALSPVLSGGIPAPHPLQGIGAGFIPEVFNREYVDEIITVEKNDAFNFAKKLTQKEGIFGGVSTGAALAGVSKKLKDIPQGSVILTFNYDTGERYLSVEELFGFFS from the coding sequence ATGAAATACCAAAACATTTTAGAAACCATTGGGAACACGCCCCATATTAAACTGAACAAACTTTTTACGGACCACGAGGTTTGGATTAAACTCGAAAAATCAAATCCGGGTTCAAGTATCAAAGATAGAATTGCATTGGCAATGATTGAAGATGCTGAAAAAAGAGGTCTTTTAAATCCTGATTCAATTATTATAGAGCCAACTTCGGGTAATACAGGAATCGGGCTTTCACTGGTCGCAGCCGTAAAAGGCTATAAAGTTATTATTGTAATGCCGGAATCAATGAGCGTTGAACGCCGAAAAATCATTGAAGCTTATGGTGCCGAATATGTTTTGACTCCAAGAGAAAAAGGAACTTCGGGTGCGGTTGAAAAAGCAAAGGAATTAGCGGCAACTATTAACAATGCTTTTTTACCTTCCCAATTTACAAATCCTGCCAATGTTGAAGTTCACGAAAGAACAACGGCTCAGGAAATCCTTGCCGATTTTCCGGACGGAATTGATTATCTGATTACAGGCGTTGGAACAGGCGGACATATTACTGGAGTTTCTAAAATATTAAAACAACATTTTCCAAATCTTAAAACTATTGCGGTAGAACCTGCTTTATCTCCGGTTTTGAGCGGAGGAATTCCAGCTCCACATCCTTTACAGGGAATTGGCGCAGGATTTATTCCAGAAGTTTTCAATAGAGAATATGTGGATGAAATTATTACCGTTGAAAAAAATGATGCTTTTAATTTTGCTAAAAAACTAACACAAAAAGAAGGAATTTTTGGCGGAGTTTCAACAGGAGCGGCTCTTGCAGGAGTTTCAAAAAAATTAAAAGACATTCCACAGGGTTCTGTGATTCTGACTTTTAATTATGATACGGGAGAACGATATCTTTCGGTTGAAGAATTATTTGGGTTCTTTTCTTAG
- the epsC gene encoding serine O-acetyltransferase EpsC, with the protein MNSFYQEIAKQHQQLLILPEKKLIHKFIDELFAILFSNTSKSFGCLTTIENKIDELEKQFDELVLDFAPKDENSKQQTKTFFEAIPYLHKKALNDAQTIFAKDPAAKTLAEVLYSYPGFFAISIYRFSHQLWEQDLKLLARTISEYAHIKTSIEIHPGAQIGEDFAIDHGTGIVIGETAIIGNNVQIYQGVTLGALSVKKEEAFIKRHPTIEDNVIIYANSTILGGQTTIGHDSLIGGNVWLTYTIPSNSVVYHKNEMKIKDNNPFPEPIFYSI; encoded by the coding sequence ATGAATTCATTTTATCAAGAAATAGCAAAACAACATCAACAATTATTAATTCTTCCTGAGAAGAAATTAATTCATAAATTTATTGATGAGTTATTCGCCATATTATTTTCAAACACTTCAAAATCATTTGGATGCTTGACGACGATTGAAAATAAAATTGATGAATTAGAAAAGCAATTCGACGAGCTTGTTTTAGATTTTGCACCTAAAGACGAAAATAGTAAACAACAAACCAAAACGTTCTTTGAAGCGATACCTTATTTACATAAAAAAGCGCTAAACGACGCTCAGACAATTTTTGCCAAAGATCCCGCTGCCAAAACTCTTGCAGAAGTTTTGTATTCGTATCCCGGGTTTTTCGCTATTTCTATTTATCGTTTTTCACATCAATTATGGGAGCAGGATTTAAAACTTCTTGCCAGAACCATATCTGAATATGCACACATAAAAACGAGCATAGAAATTCATCCGGGAGCACAAATAGGAGAAGATTTTGCCATAGATCACGGAACCGGAATTGTTATTGGTGAAACAGCGATTATCGGAAATAATGTTCAAATATACCAAGGCGTGACGCTTGGTGCTTTGAGTGTAAAAAAGGAAGAAGCGTTTATAAAAAGGCATCCGACCATTGAGGATAACGTGATTATTTATGCAAATAGCACGATTCTGGGCGGGCAAACAACTATTGGACACGATTCGCTTATTGGCGGAAATGTTTGGCTTACGTACACGATTCCATCAAATTCAGTGGTTTATCATAAAAATGAAATGAAGATCAAGGACAATAATCCATTTCCCGAACCGATTTTTTATTCTATATAG
- a CDS encoding arylsulfatase produces the protein MKKAFITLNLLITFGSFSHAQTTSSKPNIILILVDDMGYSDLGNYGSEIKTPNLDKLATEGLRLREFYNNSICAPTRGSLLTGQYQHKAGMGFFDVNLGLPAYQGYLNKESLTLGEVFRSGGYSTLLSGKWHVGSEDQAQWPNQRGFDKFYGILKGASNYFDTKPLPFGKTPYPVKLIRNNEELHPKDDSYYFTDEIGNNAVTFLDEQNKENKPFFLYLAFTAPHWPLQAKPVDIAKYRGKFDEGWDILREKRIEKLKANGILPADQTVAPRDPEVPEWNKLSYDEKQFWKAKMEVYAAMVDNMDQNVGKVLDKLKALKKDKNTLIIFISDNGAQGGFNTYNPLGRGLVRNDGPVGTSGSFDYQEQNWAYLSNTPLQQYKNNMHEGGFSSPFIAWFPSKIKAGRIDKGTGHIIDLAPTFYELAGIEYPKEYNGVTTNPLVGSSLLPVLFNNVSQVDRGAPLFWERAGNRAVRDGKWKLVSTYPSYEWELYNIETDRGETANVAQQNPGIVNKLSASYFDWADKTGVVEYSKFKLKPEVMPGGALLKKQ, from the coding sequence ATGAAAAAAGCATTTATTACCCTTAATCTCTTAATCACATTTGGCTCTTTTAGCCACGCCCAAACTACCTCATCAAAACCAAATATTATTTTAATTCTGGTAGATGATATGGGATATTCTGATTTAGGAAATTATGGTTCAGAAATTAAAACACCTAATTTGGATAAACTTGCTACTGAAGGTTTACGTCTACGCGAATTTTACAATAACTCGATTTGCGCGCCTACAAGAGGATCTTTATTAACGGGACAATATCAGCATAAAGCGGGAATGGGATTTTTTGATGTCAATTTGGGATTACCAGCTTATCAAGGTTATCTAAATAAAGAATCTTTGACTTTAGGTGAAGTTTTTCGTTCCGGTGGTTACAGCACTTTACTTTCGGGAAAATGGCACGTAGGTTCTGAAGATCAGGCGCAATGGCCAAATCAGAGAGGTTTTGATAAATTTTACGGAATCTTAAAAGGCGCTTCAAATTATTTTGATACAAAACCTTTGCCCTTCGGGAAAACACCTTATCCGGTAAAATTAATTCGCAATAACGAAGAATTACATCCAAAAGATGATTCATATTATTTTACAGATGAAATTGGGAATAATGCTGTGACTTTTTTAGACGAACAAAACAAAGAAAATAAACCTTTCTTTTTATACCTCGCTTTTACAGCTCCACATTGGCCTTTGCAGGCAAAACCTGTAGATATTGCCAAATACAGAGGGAAATTTGATGAAGGCTGGGATATTCTTAGAGAAAAAAGGATTGAAAAACTAAAAGCAAACGGCATTTTACCAGCTGATCAAACTGTTGCACCAAGAGATCCTGAGGTTCCGGAATGGAATAAATTATCGTATGACGAAAAACAATTCTGGAAAGCCAAAATGGAAGTTTACGCCGCAATGGTCGATAATATGGATCAGAATGTGGGGAAAGTTTTAGACAAACTAAAAGCTTTAAAAAAAGATAAAAACACGCTGATTATTTTCATTTCCGATAATGGCGCTCAAGGCGGATTTAATACTTATAATCCTTTAGGAAGAGGACTTGTTAGAAATGACGGACCAGTTGGAACTTCTGGATCGTTTGATTATCAGGAACAAAACTGGGCATATTTATCGAATACACCTTTACAACAATATAAAAACAATATGCACGAAGGCGGATTCAGTTCTCCGTTTATTGCGTGGTTTCCATCAAAAATTAAAGCTGGCCGAATTGATAAGGGAACCGGACATATTATTGACCTCGCTCCTACTTTCTATGAATTAGCCGGAATCGAATATCCCAAAGAATATAATGGTGTGACGACAAACCCCTTGGTTGGAAGCAGTTTGTTGCCTGTTTTATTTAATAATGTTTCTCAGGTCGATAGAGGCGCACCATTATTCTGGGAAAGAGCGGGAAACAGAGCGGTTAGGGATGGCAAATGGAAATTGGTTTCGACTTATCCATCTTACGAATGGGAACTTTACAATATCGAAACAGACAGAGGCGAAACCGCAAATGTGGCACAGCAAAATCCGGGAATTGTAAACAAACTTTCGGCTTCGTATTTTGATTGGGCAGATAAAACAGGAGTTGTAGAATACAGTAAATTCAAATTGAAACCTGAAGTAATGCCAGGCGGAGCACTTTTAAAAAAACAATAA
- a CDS encoding putative sulfate exporter family transporter, with protein MSTPTKSFNIHEDWTVVILGFIIIGISLFVFLPEIPVFKWSNGTDLFQDVFDFENLKILGLQFLYFISIGTFGAFLIGKSVKHFLLGFPIVYILTVIALIIAGNTGVKGLNLEAVIFSLAIGLAIGNFFQLPDWFRSALSTEVFVKIGLVLLGTSVIFSDILKAGSLGLIQALVVVLSVWYFAFWLCKKLKVDDELTMMISSAVSICGVSAAIATSGAIKGDSKKLSYVISIVLVTAIPMMIFMPIIAKYFNFPEEVTGAWLGGSIDTSGAVVASGSLVGETALKISTIVKFSQNVLLGIAAFAISVYWTYTHNKSAEAIESKPTLSVIWERFPKFVIGFILASLIFSFLITPEVRDEVKDSLKNLQGIWFALAFTSIGLETNFKDLLSNNSRKPLYAFLIAQLFNVIVTLIIAFLLFSK; from the coding sequence ATGTCAACCCCAACCAAATCATTCAACATTCACGAAGACTGGACTGTCGTAATTCTCGGTTTTATAATCATCGGGATTTCTCTTTTTGTTTTTCTTCCTGAGATTCCTGTTTTCAAATGGTCAAACGGAACCGATTTATTCCAAGATGTATTCGATTTTGAAAACTTAAAGATCCTCGGATTACAATTTTTATATTTCATTTCTATCGGAACTTTCGGCGCTTTCTTAATCGGAAAATCTGTAAAACACTTTTTATTGGGTTTTCCAATCGTTTATATATTAACCGTTATTGCACTTATTATTGCTGGAAATACTGGAGTAAAAGGACTTAATCTCGAAGCTGTAATTTTCAGTTTAGCGATTGGTCTCGCAATTGGTAATTTCTTTCAACTTCCGGATTGGTTTCGATCTGCGCTTTCTACAGAAGTATTTGTCAAAATTGGATTGGTTTTATTAGGAACCAGCGTTATTTTCTCAGACATTCTAAAAGCAGGTTCTTTGGGATTAATTCAGGCTTTAGTCGTTGTATTATCCGTTTGGTATTTTGCTTTTTGGCTGTGCAAAAAACTAAAAGTCGACGATGAATTAACGATGATGATTTCGAGCGCTGTTTCCATTTGCGGAGTTTCTGCTGCAATTGCCACTTCAGGCGCGATTAAAGGTGATTCAAAAAAACTGTCTTATGTTATTTCGATTGTTTTGGTAACGGCGATTCCCATGATGATTTTCATGCCTATAATTGCCAAATACTTCAATTTCCCCGAAGAAGTTACCGGAGCATGGCTTGGCGGAAGTATCGATACATCCGGAGCCGTTGTCGCTTCTGGTTCTTTGGTTGGCGAAACAGCTTTGAAAATTAGTACAATTGTAAAATTCTCTCAAAATGTTTTGTTAGGAATAGCTGCTTTTGCAATTTCCGTTTATTGGACGTATACTCATAATAAATCGGCGGAAGCTATAGAATCAAAACCAACATTAAGCGTAATATGGGAACGATTTCCTAAGTTCGTTATTGGTTTTATTTTGGCTTCATTGATATTTTCGTTCTTAATTACTCCTGAAGTTCGTGACGAAGTAAAAGATAGCTTAAAAAATCTTCAGGGAATTTGGTTTGCATTAGCTTTTACGAGTATTGGCTTAGAAACTAATTTTAAAGATTTGTTGAGTAATAATAGTCGAAAGCCTTTGTATGCGTTTTTAATAGCGCAATTATTCAATGTTATTGTTACTTTGATTATTGCCTTTTTGTTATTTAGTAAATAG
- a CDS encoding sulfatase-like hydrolase/transferase — MALSKAKKIILPIVAIIFLLAVFLFWPINTDGTLIKPDQKLLEGKKEFLAEKVPTESSFKKPNIIIILADDLGKYDISLYGGKSTPTPQIDSLAASGVTFQDGYVSASICSPSRAGILTGRYQERFGHEFQPGDRYPKNNLEYYGFKYLINTNNWRLNPKINYPNEASIATQGLPQSEITFADLAKREGYSTAIIGKWHLGHNKGFFPLDRGFDYHYGFYQAFSLYTPEDDNPDIINHHHKDFTDKMIWGNGRVGIGQIRRNTTIIHNKAYLTETFADEAEAFIDRNKNKPFLLYVPFNAPHTPFQVRKKYYDRFPNVKDENKRVYFAMISALDDAVGRIRAKVKKEGLEDNTLIFFASDNGGADYTFATTNAPLKAGKFSHFEGGVNVPFALSWKGKIKPHTIYKTPVSTLDIFSTIAAAIHSDLPKDRVYDGVDLVSTVNKNKEAHKTLYWRSGDAKAVRSGDWKLIISGKTHEEWLYNLATDKSETTDLAQKNPEKVKELHLALQNWEKGLVNPLWPNLTHYEFDFGKQKYFVDL; from the coding sequence ATGGCATTATCCAAAGCAAAAAAGATTATCCTTCCAATAGTTGCGATTATTTTTCTATTGGCGGTATTTTTATTCTGGCCAATAAATACAGATGGAACCTTGATAAAACCCGATCAAAAATTACTTGAAGGAAAAAAGGAATTTCTAGCAGAGAAAGTTCCCACAGAAAGTTCCTTCAAAAAGCCAAATATCATTATTATTCTTGCTGACGATTTAGGGAAATATGACATTTCGTTATACGGAGGAAAATCAACACCAACACCGCAAATAGATTCTTTGGCGGCTTCAGGAGTGACTTTTCAGGACGGATATGTTTCTGCTTCTATTTGTTCGCCTTCTCGTGCTGGAATTCTGACTGGACGTTATCAGGAACGTTTTGGACATGAATTTCAACCCGGAGATCGCTATCCAAAAAACAATCTTGAATATTACGGATTCAAATATTTAATCAATACCAATAATTGGAGACTAAATCCAAAAATTAATTATCCAAACGAAGCTTCTATAGCTACACAAGGTTTGCCACAATCTGAAATTACGTTTGCAGATCTTGCCAAAAGAGAAGGTTATAGTACAGCAATTATTGGAAAATGGCATTTGGGTCACAACAAAGGATTTTTTCCTTTAGACAGAGGTTTCGATTACCATTATGGGTTTTATCAAGCATTTTCGCTTTATACTCCAGAAGATGATAATCCGGATATTATCAACCATCATCATAAAGATTTTACCGATAAAATGATTTGGGGAAATGGCCGCGTCGGGATCGGACAAATTCGTCGTAATACTACAATTATTCACAATAAAGCCTATCTAACAGAGACATTTGCTGATGAAGCTGAAGCTTTTATTGATAGAAATAAAAACAAACCTTTCTTATTATATGTTCCTTTTAATGCGCCTCATACGCCATTTCAGGTTCGTAAGAAATATTACGATCGTTTTCCTAATGTAAAAGACGAAAACAAACGTGTTTATTTTGCCATGATTAGCGCCTTAGATGATGCCGTGGGAAGAATCAGAGCCAAAGTCAAAAAAGAAGGTCTTGAAGATAATACTCTGATCTTTTTTGCGAGTGACAATGGTGGCGCCGATTATACTTTTGCAACTACAAATGCGCCATTAAAAGCTGGAAAGTTTTCTCATTTTGAAGGCGGTGTAAATGTTCCGTTTGCACTTTCGTGGAAAGGAAAAATTAAACCTCATACTATCTATAAAACTCCGGTAAGTACATTGGATATTTTCAGTACAATTGCTGCTGCAATCCATTCTGATTTGCCAAAAGACCGCGTTTATGATGGCGTAGATCTTGTAAGTACCGTAAATAAAAATAAAGAAGCACACAAAACTTTGTACTGGCGTTCCGGCGACGCAAAAGCCGTCAGAAGCGGAGATTGGAAATTAATCATCAGCGGAAAAACACACGAAGAATGGCTTTATAACTTGGCTACAGATAAATCTGAAACAACAGATCTTGCTCAAAAAAATCCGGAAAAAGTGAAGGAACTACACCTTGCTTTACAAAACTGGGAAAAAGGTCTGGTAAATCCTTTATGGCCAAATCTAACACATTACGAATTTGATTTTGGCAAGCAAAAATATTTTGTCGATTTATAG
- a CDS encoding thioredoxin domain-containing protein, protein MKKNKIIRNSITALILFLSIVGFSQEKSPTTVSLDVYYTKIKAEKKPQIIDARGPEEFALNHINGAVNFNLEFKDYAAQVAKLDKTKPVFTYSIGAGRSVWLAEALLKNGFREAYSLEGGIANWIGNGKPFYANSKSKLTLAEYKKIIAENKDVLVDIGSIYCGACKKVKPVLETIKAQYGSNLKVVEIDLEDSPQVIADLKTVKVFPTLILYKDGKIVFKKEGLGDLKNDVDVALASK, encoded by the coding sequence ATGAAAAAAAATAAAATAATAAGAAACAGTATTACAGCCCTAATACTGTTTCTATCAATCGTAGGTTTTTCACAAGAAAAAAGTCCAACAACGGTTTCATTAGACGTGTATTATACTAAAATTAAAGCCGAGAAAAAGCCTCAAATAATTGATGCTCGTGGTCCCGAAGAATTTGCCTTAAACCATATAAATGGTGCTGTAAATTTTAATTTAGAGTTTAAAGATTATGCTGCTCAAGTAGCAAAATTAGACAAAACAAAACCGGTATTTACCTACTCTATTGGCGCCGGAAGAAGTGTGTGGTTAGCAGAAGCTTTATTAAAAAACGGTTTCAGAGAAGCTTATAGTCTTGAAGGCGGAATCGCCAACTGGATTGGAAACGGAAAGCCTTTTTATGCTAATTCTAAAAGTAAATTAACCTTAGCCGAATACAAAAAAATCATTGCTGAAAACAAAGATGTTTTAGTAGATATTGGTTCGATATATTGTGGTGCTTGCAAAAAAGTGAAGCCAGTTTTAGAAACTATAAAAGCACAATACGGAAGCAATCTTAAAGTCGTAGAAATCGATCTGGAAGATAGTCCACAAGTAATCGCTGATTTAAAAACAGTAAAAGTTTTCCCAACTTTGATTTTATACAAAGACGGAAAGATTGTTTTCAAAAAAGAAGGTTTAGGAGATTTGAAAAACGATGTTGATGTGGCTTTGGCTTCGAAATAA
- a CDS encoding sterol desaturase family protein — translation MAIVQKEKLTKDLFISLLIYTLPVLAIFLYFKLTNGVVAESHIALPSFLEFSKPAFEHIRTWGLTVFMLVLGVIEFGAGLYDDQWTGQERKIDIICFLAPKLLLPPVIAFFSLTALPYLIPNLANTLSWVPFWGGFFLIAIADDLTQYWYHRLHHQVPFLWRFHRTHHSAPYMGMAMASRQNFIYTVFFSQIYLTATLTYLGLGLPALFVLVIKSIITLGAHSSLAWDKPFYKYKVLHPIAWVLERLISTPATHHAHHADTSGDGVGHFKGNFGNMFFIWDVIFGTGLITRKFPESYGTKSYKQEEWYAQFLWPIFKSKKEGSPLAEGVIAFPLKAKTVEIAEQTPVLEQV, via the coding sequence ATGGCAATAGTTCAAAAAGAAAAACTAACAAAAGATTTATTTATCAGTCTTTTAATATACACTTTGCCTGTATTGGCAATTTTCCTTTATTTTAAATTAACGAATGGTGTTGTAGCAGAATCGCACATTGCATTACCATCATTTTTAGAATTTTCGAAACCCGCATTCGAACACATCAGAACTTGGGGATTAACCGTTTTCATGCTTGTTCTGGGAGTTATTGAATTTGGTGCAGGTTTATACGACGACCAATGGACTGGTCAGGAACGTAAAATAGATATCATTTGTTTTCTTGCTCCAAAATTGCTTTTACCGCCTGTAATTGCATTTTTCAGCTTGACTGCTTTACCATATTTAATTCCGAATTTGGCTAATACATTATCATGGGTTCCGTTTTGGGGAGGATTTTTCCTTATTGCAATTGCCGATGATTTAACGCAATATTGGTACCACCGTTTGCATCATCAAGTACCATTTTTATGGAGATTTCATAGAACGCACCATTCGGCTCCATATATGGGAATGGCGATGGCATCGAGACAAAACTTTATTTATACGGTTTTCTTTTCTCAGATTTATTTGACTGCAACTTTAACGTATTTAGGTTTAGGATTGCCTGCTTTGTTTGTTTTGGTAATCAAAAGTATCATCACTTTAGGAGCGCATTCTAGCCTTGCGTGGGACAAACCGTTTTATAAATATAAAGTTTTACATCCGATTGCATGGGTTTTAGAACGCTTGATTTCTACTCCTGCAACACATCATGCGCATCACGCAGATACAAGCGGTGACGGAGTTGGACACTTTAAAGGAAACTTCGGAAATATGTTTTTTATCTGGGATGTTATTTTCGGAACTGGGTTAATCACGCGTAAATTCCCAGAATCATACGGAACAAAATCATACAAACAAGAAGAATGGTACGCACAATTTTTATGGCCAATATTCAAATCTAAAAAAGAAGGATCTCCACTTGCCGAAGGTGTAATTGCGTTTCCATTAAAAGCCAAAACAGTCGAAATTGCTGAACAAACTCCGGTTTTAGAGCAAGTTTAA
- a CDS encoding DUF1214 domain-containing protein: MALNQKIKTIGLAVALIILSIVLGSAVGVYNIKSGKSDSQRIIGNWQTVDKDKDLNTADLLTIAQVAVYGPYALTKKEVIYVSTSTDSEGNALDPKADYIISGKKLDAKYWSITAYDKNGFLIKNPNNKYSYNLENVKYETDSTSYKINLSGTEKKENWLPITNVEKVTLIIRLYLPSDTLRNNLTVDTLPTIQKVK; encoded by the coding sequence ATGGCTTTAAATCAAAAAATTAAAACAATAGGACTTGCGGTAGCATTGATTATTTTGTCTATTGTATTGGGAAGTGCCGTTGGTGTTTACAACATTAAATCCGGCAAAAGCGATTCGCAACGTATCATTGGGAATTGGCAAACGGTTGATAAAGACAAAGATCTTAACACCGCCGATTTGCTGACAATTGCACAAGTGGCAGTTTATGGACCTTATGCTTTGACCAAAAAAGAAGTGATTTATGTAAGCACAAGTACTGATAGCGAAGGAAACGCATTAGATCCTAAAGCTGATTATATCATAAGCGGAAAAAAACTGGATGCTAAATATTGGAGTATTACTGCTTATGATAAAAATGGGTTTTTAATTAAAAATCCAAACAACAAATATAGTTATAATCTTGAAAATGTAAAGTACGAAACGGATAGTACTTCTTATAAAATCAATCTATCGGGAACGGAGAAAAAAGAAAACTGGCTGCCAATTACCAATGTCGAAAAAGTAACTTTAATCATTCGTTTGTATTTACCATCTGATACACTTAGAAACAACTTAACTGTTGATACACTTCCAACTATTCAGAAGGTAAAATAA